In the Corynebacterium jeikeium genome, GACCACGGGTGCTGTTGTGGACGTTGTCGCGGGCGCCCACCACGATGTTGTTGATGTCCTGCTGGGAGGAGCCCAGAGGAGCTGCGGATGCGGCGCCGGTGCCCAGGGAGGCAGCCATCATGGTTGCGAGACCTGCAGCAGCGAGGCCGCGGCGGAGAGAGCGAGAGTTGGATTTCGTCATGGGGCTAGCTTATCGGGTCTTATCGGGAATTTGTGCACTGAATCACGGGTTAATTCTAAGTTTCTCTCCAGCACCCTTGCTGCTTTCGAAGACAGTTGAGTTGGCGTTTGTAGGCAGGAAGCGCTTCTCGAGGGGATTTCGTAGGGGAAGGACGAGATGGGGAAGCTACTAGAAGGTTCACAGCAAGCATCCAGCTATCATGCAGTTAGACGCTAATTCTCTGCAGCACAATAAGGTTCATGACAATGCCAAACGCCCAGCCGGTGAAGGTCCTCGTCGTCGACGACGAGGCTAATATCTCGGACCTCCTTAAAGTAAGCCTGAAGTTTCAGGGATTCGACGTGGAAACGGCCGACAATGGCCAGGACGCGCTGGCGCTGGCGGCAACCTACAAGCCCGACGCCTTCATTCTGGACGTCATGATGCCCGGCATGGATGGCTTCACCCTCCTCAATAAGCTCCGCGCCGCAGGCCACGATGCCCCGGCACTGTTCCTTACCGCCAAGGACGGCGTGGAGGATCGAATCCACGGCCTTACTATCGGCGCCGATGATTATGTGACCAAGCCATTCAGCCTAGAAGAGGTCATTACCCGACTGCGCGTGATCCTGCGCCGGGTGTCCTCCGAAGATGAGCAGGAATCCAGCCTGATCACCTACGAGGACATCACTCTGGATGACGACATGCACGAGGTCACGAAGGCTGGCGAGATCGTCGAACTATCGCCCACGGAGTTCAAGCTGCTGCGCTACCTACTGGTCAACGCCGAAGTTGTGCTGAGCAAGGCGAAGATCCTGGACCACGTGTGGAACTACGACTTTGGCGGCGACGGCAACGTCGTCGAGTCTTATGTCTCCTACCTGCGGCGCAAGATCGACAAGGAAGAGCCTCACCTCAT is a window encoding:
- a CDS encoding response regulator transcription factor, giving the protein MTMPNAQPVKVLVVDDEANISDLLKVSLKFQGFDVETADNGQDALALAATYKPDAFILDVMMPGMDGFTLLNKLRAAGHDAPALFLTAKDGVEDRIHGLTIGADDYVTKPFSLEEVITRLRVILRRVSSEDEQESSLITYEDITLDDDMHEVTKAGEIVELSPTEFKLLRYLLVNAEVVLSKAKILDHVWNYDFGGDGNVVESYVSYLRRKIDKEEPHLIQTVRGVGYVLRKPRA